The Streptomyces sp. NBC_00440 genome contains a region encoding:
- a CDS encoding acyl-CoA thioesterase, which translates to MPQHPLPVTPGTGTRPALDTDGPIPQQGGSGPAAGLGSDLVGFLSLDQLDRDLFRGWCHAGLPLRAFGGQVAAQALTAAGRTTADGHHVHSLHGYFLRAGDTRQPILYHVDQLRDGRSYLSRRVTAVQGGVAIFTLSASFKLPERYGDRHPRIPDAPLPEELPDPYEPWAAGDPEGFEMSQWRRVMAMRFVPDERQPPPGLNQQLVWLKSTEKLPDDPLLHVCALAYCSDLTLAPTAALDSERPRPLRDGPPRFFITSLDHAMWFHRPFRADEWMLFAQRSPSAGDGRGLSLGEFWTREGTLVASVVQEAVLRPHRS; encoded by the coding sequence GTGCCACAGCATCCCCTTCCCGTCACGCCGGGTACCGGTACCCGGCCGGCCCTCGACACCGATGGACCGATCCCCCAGCAGGGTGGCTCCGGACCGGCCGCCGGCCTCGGCAGCGACCTCGTCGGCTTCCTGAGCCTCGATCAGCTGGACCGCGACCTGTTCCGCGGATGGTGCCACGCGGGCCTGCCGCTGCGCGCGTTCGGCGGACAGGTCGCCGCGCAGGCACTCACCGCGGCCGGCCGCACCACGGCGGACGGCCACCATGTGCACTCCCTGCACGGCTACTTCCTGCGTGCGGGGGACACCCGGCAGCCCATCCTCTACCACGTCGACCAGCTGCGGGACGGGCGCAGCTATCTCTCCCGGCGGGTCACCGCCGTCCAGGGAGGCGTGGCCATCTTCACGCTCTCCGCGTCCTTCAAGCTCCCCGAGCGGTACGGGGACCGCCACCCGCGCATTCCCGACGCACCATTGCCCGAGGAGCTGCCCGATCCGTACGAGCCGTGGGCCGCGGGCGACCCGGAAGGCTTCGAGATGTCCCAGTGGCGCCGGGTGATGGCCATGCGGTTCGTACCGGACGAGCGGCAGCCGCCACCGGGACTCAACCAGCAACTTGTGTGGCTGAAGTCCACCGAGAAGCTGCCGGACGACCCGCTGCTGCACGTCTGCGCCCTCGCCTACTGCTCCGATCTCACCCTCGCCCCCACCGCGGCCCTCGACAGCGAGAGGCCCCGGCCGCTTCGGGACGGGCCACCACGGTTCTTCATCACCTCGCTCGACCACGCCATGTGGTTCCACCGCCCCTTCCGGGCCGACGAGTGGATGCTGTTCGCCCAGCGCAGCCCCTCGGCCGGTGACGGGCGAGGCCTGTCACTGGGGGAGTTCTGGACACGTGAAGGAACCCTCGTGGCCTCCGTCGTCCAGGAAGCGGTGCTCCGCCCCCACCGCTCGTAA